The nucleotide sequence GCCGGGATTAAATCTCCTTCACTCCCGGGTTCAAAATGCCGGGAGTAACTTCGAAAATGGTGCCGAGACAAAAGGTATATTTTCTACTAGTGTGCACAGGTTGGCACCAAAAGTGTAATGTGTGTTCGGCCTAAATGGAAGCGCGTTAGAGCAaaaagagaagaggaggaagCTCCAAAAGCAAAAAGGGAATTTCATTTTTTTCGGCGTGTGAGAACATGTGGAACCAATGGGAATAGTGTGCTGTGTGCGCATGGATAACGTTTGTTCCCGGAATCAAACTTCAAAAGCAGGCGATCCTTGAGCACACAGTCGTAGGTCTATTCAAAGATGGGTATAGCCGGTCCATGTCCATATCAAATTTGTGTTTGTGCTCCCTTCCTGGACGTACGCAAATGCATGAATCACGGCTTGCACCATGCAAAGACCACTCCATTCAGGTCGTCTGAAGAAAAGCATTGACCTGCATCGGTGGAAGCAATGAGGATAAGATAGATAGATGGGCTAAGCTGCTCGTCGTGTCTCTTGCCATTGTCTTGTTTTCAAAGCCCTTTATATGCTGTTTGCTCCTGTGACGATGGTCTGCAGTTTTCAAATGTGACACTGTTTCCTTCCAAACACAAAACGGAAACGGAACGCTCAACTACTTCACACCTTCTTCTGGATGTAATATTTGGCCTTGCTATAGTAGTGTACACTACAATAATTAAATGAACTTGGTCTTTCCTCCAGTCCAGTCAAAAATTGTGTTCTCAGCTTTGAATTTTAAGGGCATGGCATTGGCATGACAGACGGCAGAATGGACATGGCATCTCTTCCGTACCCGAAGCGCCAAGAAGATTCAAAACCGGCATGCAAATCGTCAGAAACTTGCagcaatgcaatgctttattCTTTTGGCTGTACttcctccatactaaaaaataaagtcgttttggacagcgacacgatctccaaaataTTACTTTGACTccttgtttttataaaaaaatatttatcaaaaggtgatatatgtatatttttatgaaagtatttttcaagataaATCTATTTATATGGCTTTCATATTtctaaactcaacaacttaaaagttattcatgatttatgtTCCCAATATTTGACCCAAGTCTTGTTCAAAATGACTTTATTTTTTAATATGGAGGGAGTATGATTTGATTTTACAGACTTCTTCATTCAGAACATTACTGCAAAATGGCCATGGGTCCATGACCAAGGCCCAAGGGGGGAGCAAAAAGATGTAACACCCCAAAAAACAGAAAAAGCAGAAGAGTTCCTAAGTTAACCTAATAACTGTGTCTGTGTATCTTGTATCTACAGCTTAATTCTTTTCCTAACCTAATCTAGTAGTAGTAGTGTATCCACAGCTTAATTCATGAGAAGGGTCTCTTGAGCCCCTTGAAATCCACCGTCTCAATGCATTCGACGCCGTCTCTCGATCCATTGAGGAGCCTGAGCAGCTCGCTGGCCCTCTCCTTGGTCACGCCCATGCAGCCGAcctgcaggaggaggaggagcttctgGAACGCGCCCAGCTGCAGCGCCTCGGCCTTGCACGGGCCCTCGCCGGAGAAGCTCTTGCACAGCCGCCACAGCGCCGACACGGCGAACTCGGTTGCCATGTCGGACACGTGCTGCATCTTCTTGACCAGCACCGGCACGGCCAATGCGTGCGCGCACGCCTTCCCGCGGCCTTCCTCCGTGAGCAGCAGGCTGTCCAGCACCGCGAGCGCCTTCTCCGTCGTGCCCTTGTCAGCGTCGACGAGCAGCTCGACCAGGAGCTCCACCATGCCGAGGTCGACCAGCCGGCTGGCTGCTAGGCCGCTGTTCGTGACGAGGTAGTAGGCGGTGACCAGCGCCGCCTTGGTGGCCTGCGGCGACACGGGCCTCTGCAGGAGCTTGATGAGCGCGTCGTGTATTCCGCTGGTCTCGGACATGGCGTCGAGGCACTCGGGGTCCGACGACGACGCGATCTCGCGGAGCACGACGGCGGCGCTGGCCTTCGCGGTCGTCTCGCCGTGGCACAGGATCGAGACGACGGCGTTCAGCGACGCCGGGGAGGCAATGTGGCTCCTGGACTCCTCGCCGAGCGGGAAGAACACGACCAACGCGGCCAAGATCTCGTCCAACGGGCCGCAGGACGCGGTCAACGACGACGCCAGCGCCGGCTGGTCAACGAGCTGAGAGAACGCTGAAGACAGCGCGCGGGCGGCTCCCCCCGCCGCGAGGCACCGGCGATTGCGGTCGCTCTCCTTCCCCAGCGCCCTGGCTCTGGCCGCCAGCTGGCGGCACGCCGGCGCGTCCCCTCGCCGCGCGGCGGCGGACACCGCCGCCAGGAGCTCGGCCGCGTCGGCGGCGGAGAGCGGGACACGGGGCGTGGGCACGCGCTCCACCCCGAGGGCGCGGTTGGCGACGCACCACTCCTGGATCATCCGCCGCGTGGCGTGGTTCGGGATGAGGTCCTCCGCGCGCAGCGGGCGGGCGGTGACGGGGCACGTGGAGTGGCCACGCTCCAGCCACCCCTCCACGCTGTCACGGTCGTACGTGATCCCCGTCGGCGCCGTCACGGGGTCCCGCATCATCTCCAGCGAGATCGGGCACAGGAAGTTGCTCGGAATCGCCGGCTCCGTCGTCGCGGCCGCTGCCGCCGGCACGGGCTGCGGTTGCCTCGCGGTCCGCCTCGTGGCGAGCGGGATCTCTGACACCGCCGCAGGCACCGACCGCGGGCGAAGGCGGTAGCGGGACACCGGCGTGACCATCGCTGCGCGCTACTATTGAAGATGTCCCTTGATCGATTTGCTGTGCGGATGCAGGTCCGGTCGTTGCCGCACGGTGCGTGGAGTCCGCGAGCTGACGGGTGGCGGTGCTGGTCTGGACTGCGGCTGCGGGGTTGGGTGGGCGTCGGCGTTGTGAATGAATACACGGAATATATAGGTTGTGGCCTTGCTTTCGCCTGTGCAGTTTTGAAGGGCGCGGACGGGGAAGGACAAAAAAATGGCTTGGAGGGGTTGTCCTTCGTTCGTTGGGATCGGAGTTTGAATGTTGACCGTTGAATGGAACTTTGAATTGTACACGCCACGGGAGGAGACGAcaaatgctctctctctctctctctctcttttaatttttttctttttgctgaGATGGAAAGACGCTTCTATCGTGTACTTTATTTTTGTTTTCGGGTCGCGTTTCTAAATTTCTCTGCTCTTGTTTGTTTTGCTGAGTATGTAGCATGCTTCGAATACTTGTGACTAGCGATTGCCTGATTGGTCTTGTGAGTTGTATGTGGTTTGAGGGTTTCATGATTCCAAGAACAAGTTTCGCATATTGTTGTGCGTGTGTATGTTCTTGAGGCGCGGCTAGTTCGTCCTATCCTTGTTCCATGAGGAATATGTCCTCGTTACAAAATTCATAGTATCAAATCAATATAAATTGAACATACAAGAATTCATATTGTAAGACATTTAGTTTATGATTTAGTTCGCTATTTATACCGTGCTTTGTGTTGAGTTTTTTTTATGGAATTTTAATAAGCCAAGGGCCTAATCCAAAGTAAACGTGTTTCGCGAGGCAGGGATGGGGATGCCCATCTCTACAAAATCCGACTTGGGACTAACGTTTTTCTATTTCAATCCCCGTGGACATGGATACTAAATCGATAATGCTCCAGTTAAGACATCTCGAACGGACGAAAGCCTCACTAGCTCACTTCCGCACATAGTCCCTCGTTTCCTCCGCCCTTCCGCGCCCACGCCGACGCGCGGCCATGGCTGCCTCCCTAGCCAGTGGCAGTGCGCTCTGTAACACATCTAGTGTTACGAGCTCCTTTAGCACCATAATTTAGGCCTAAAAcaaattttcgaaacgagtttatCGGAATTTCTGATTTAAAAGATACTTGATGCGAAGTGAATCCTGTGTGGCTTAGTTCGTGGGCTTAAATAAacacccaagttaaattactcagtgcgtagaaatatttaggaatgtcgaacgacgatgcCAGCGAACGGTTTGTACTGtcagattaagcatgaaaagcaacttttataaataaaataaaatccattaataaataaaatgatatatatatatatactcacgtatttattttgataagcatgcTCAGTGAAACGTTTTGGCCTAGTGACATATTTACGATTACGAATAGACTAGTTTTAGTCCCTAGATAAATTGGTAACGTAACCGCGACAGCTGCCGTCCTGACCGTTTGGATCCCCCAAATTATTGCgtcgttgtaacaccctcggtgttacgccttaatcaaaacactaaaccatatcatgagcatcatgtttatgtattattgcatgttgTAAAtgggaaattaaattttattgcactaattctcaaattgagctctaatttactcCTTGACCAAATACTCTTCAGCACAGCTCAATtcactattgtcatcctgatACAACTCCAACTCTTATTATTCTTCTCCTCCTTAATTTCCCATGCACGCACTCGGCACTCGCAAACCCGCGAAGCACATTTCAGTATATTCTTTGACGAGACATAGTGCTTTTTACTTTGTCGTGTCAAGCAAGTCAAGTTGGCAGCACATGACCGACCGGCAGCAAcatcgcacacgctacgcattaatctcacGCACAAGCTCGGCCCGCTGAGCACTCCATTTGCTCGCTGCTCAGTTGCTTTGCAAATAAAGGTCAGACATATTTTCCACACGCCAGACTGTAGCAGCGCAGGAAACACTGTTCACcgcagaaaaatactgttttacaGTGGAAACACTGTTCACTACGGAAACCACTGTTTATCCGCAGCAACAAGTCGTGCACATGCAGCGTTtttttacctttaagcaagctagttagccactaaccttatgaCGTGTCGCTATCGCGCCTTCGCGTCTCCTAcctttaaaaggatacgccgagctgccgagccattccattccgctgctcacttgcttaTCTCAAATCAAGTTTTTCTGTTCTTGCCCGTGAaagctgcgtctatcgatttctcccgagctgcaataatcagctgaggtagctagtctgcaattgatcttctcaCTCTCTAATGTTTCattgacctgtggtctcctcccCCATTAATTCTTTGACCAAcatgaatgaaccagcaccccaccaccaagcacgtttagcccaaagcacactccagTCCTAATATGCTCATTaagtccaaagaccactcaaagtccatcatttgaattaattcactaatggccaaagaccactcaaagtccatcatttgaattaaatcactcat is from Miscanthus floridulus cultivar M001 chromosome 7, ASM1932011v1, whole genome shotgun sequence and encodes:
- the LOC136464401 gene encoding U-box domain-containing protein 21-like, whose amino-acid sequence is MVTPVSRYRLRPRSVPAAVSEIPLATRRTARQPQPVPAAAAATTEPAIPSNFLCPISLEMMRDPVTAPTGITYDRDSVEGWLERGHSTCPVTARPLRAEDLIPNHATRRMIQEWCVANRALGVERVPTPRVPLSAADAAELLAAVSAAARRGDAPACRQLAARARALGKESDRNRRCLAAGGAARALSSAFSQLVDQPALASSLTASCGPLDEILAALVVFFPLGEESRSHIASPASLNAVVSILCHGETTAKASAAVVLREIASSSDPECLDAMSETSGIHDALIKLLQRPVSPQATKAALVTAYYLVTNSGLAASRLVDLGMVELLVELLVDADKGTTEKALAVLDSLLLTEEGRGKACAHALAVPVLVKKMQHVSDMATEFAVSALWRLCKSFSGEGPCKAEALQLGAFQKLLLLLQVGCMGVTKERASELLRLLNGSRDGVECIETVDFKGLKRPFS